ACCAACGGCAGGTATGTTAAAAATTTCGTTTACAGTTTGAAGTGCTTCATTTTGATAAACCTTGGTAATGTCCATTAAACCTGAAATCTCGGCACTTGTGGCACCAGCTTGGATCAGTTCTTGAAACGCCATGTTATATTGAAAATAATTTACTCCTGTATAAATTAAGCCTGCACCAATACCAGCTGAGAAATAAAAGAATATAAATTTATTACGACCCCATAGTTGCTCCAATGGGCTACCAAACATCCAAACGCCTAACATATTAAACCCGATATGCATTAATGATTGTTGACTGTGCATAAACATATGTGTAACAAATTGCCAAATTCCAAATTCGGGATTTTTAGGAAAATGTAAAGCAAATAAGTCCTGTAAAGGCGGATAAGCAAATTTAGCTACCAAAA
The nucleotide sequence above comes from Aureibaculum algae. Encoded proteins:
- a CDS encoding rhomboid family intramembrane serine protease translates to MGKITDTVKHIIIINVLLFLVAKFAYPPLQDLFALHFPKNPEFGIWQFVTHMFMHSQQSLMHIGFNMLGVWMFGSPLEQLWGRNKFIFFYFSAGIGAGLIYTGVNYFQYNMAFQELIQAGATSAEISGLMDITKVYQNEALQTVNEIFNIPAVGASGALYGVLVAFGMSFPNAKLALIFFPVPVAAKYFIPVLIALDLFSGITGYSIFGAGVAHFAHVGGAIVGLIIMLYWKKNQFKRWDK